Proteins encoded together in one Microbacterium oxydans window:
- the erpA gene encoding iron-sulfur cluster insertion protein ErpA — protein MSDTTLSPETTRAHGVTLTDAAATKVKNLLEQEGRDDLRLRVAVQPGGCSGLIYQLYFDERYLEGDETVDFDGVEVIIDNMSVPYLDGAAIDFKDTISEQGFTIDNPNAAGSCACGDSFH, from the coding sequence ATGAGCGACACCACACTCTCCCCTGAGACCACCCGCGCACACGGCGTCACCCTGACCGACGCTGCGGCCACGAAGGTCAAGAACCTCCTCGAGCAGGAAGGCCGCGACGATCTCCGTCTGCGCGTCGCCGTGCAGCCCGGCGGATGCTCTGGCCTGATCTACCAGCTCTACTTCGACGAGCGCTATCTCGAGGGCGACGAGACCGTCGACTTCGACGGCGTCGAGGTCATCATCGACAACATGAGCGTCCCGTACCTCGACGGTGCGGCGATCGACTTCAAGGACACGATCTCCGAGCAGGGGTTCACGATCGACAACCCCAATGCGGCGGGCAGCTGCGCCTGTGGAGACAGCTTCCACTGA
- the coxB gene encoding cytochrome c oxidase subunit II, giving the protein MPSKRSLRWAALPVGVAAALALAGCTPTELNGFLPGFVEGGPAATNQTERVSSLWVNSWIVLLAVGIITWGLMAWAAIAYRRRKGQTGLPVQMRYNMPIEIFYTIVPLILVLGMFFFTARDQTEIEAKWDQPDVEITAIAKQWAWDFQYDGDKEDNSDAVWTMGIQAQPDKDGNIDQAQLPTLVLPVDQKVTIHLQSRDVIHSFWIIDFLYKKDMFIGKDNSWSFIPTREGEYAGKCAELCGEYHSMMLFNVKVVSQDDYDSYLESLEEKGNTGDITDAYDRLSNFPGTTPKTDTEEGGE; this is encoded by the coding sequence GTGCCCTCGAAACGCAGCCTTCGTTGGGCCGCCCTCCCTGTGGGAGTTGCGGCAGCCTTGGCCCTGGCGGGATGTACTCCCACCGAGCTCAACGGCTTTCTTCCGGGCTTCGTGGAGGGTGGCCCCGCAGCCACCAATCAGACCGAGCGCGTCTCGTCGCTCTGGGTGAACTCCTGGATCGTGCTCCTCGCCGTCGGCATCATCACCTGGGGCCTCATGGCCTGGGCGGCGATCGCGTACCGTCGCCGCAAGGGCCAGACCGGCCTGCCGGTGCAGATGCGCTACAACATGCCGATCGAGATCTTCTACACGATCGTGCCGCTCATCCTCGTGCTGGGCATGTTCTTCTTCACGGCCCGTGACCAGACGGAGATCGAGGCCAAGTGGGACCAGCCCGACGTGGAGATCACCGCGATCGCCAAGCAGTGGGCGTGGGACTTCCAATACGACGGCGACAAGGAGGACAACTCCGACGCCGTGTGGACGATGGGCATCCAGGCTCAGCCCGACAAGGACGGCAACATCGACCAGGCGCAGCTGCCGACGCTGGTGCTGCCCGTCGACCAGAAGGTCACGATCCACCTGCAGTCGCGTGACGTCATCCACTCGTTCTGGATCATCGACTTCCTCTACAAGAAGGACATGTTCATCGGGAAGGACAACTCCTGGTCGTTCATCCCGACCCGTGAGGGCGAGTACGCCGGCAAGTGCGCCGAGCTCTGCGGTGAGTACCACTCGATGATGCTCTTCAACGTCAAGGTCGTCTCTCAGGACGACTACGACTCGTACCTCGAGTCCCTGGAGGAAAAGGGCAACACGGGCGACATCACCGACGCCTACGACCGCCTCTCGAACTTCCCGGGGACGACCCCGAAGACCGACACCGAGGAAGGAGGGGAGTAA
- the ctaD gene encoding cytochrome c oxidase subunit I has product MSSSRVEQKGNIVVKWITSTDHKTIGYMYLIASVMFFLLGGVMALVIRAELFAPGMQIIPTKEQYNQLFTMHGTIMLLMFATPLFAGFANAILPLQIGAPDVAFPRLNAFAFWLFLFGSTIAVAGFLTPQGAASFGWFAYQPLAGASFSPGAGGNLWMVGLGISGFGTILGAVNFITTIITMRAPGMTMWRMPIFSWNTLITSLLILMAFPVLAAAIFAAAADRILGAHIYDPANGGVLLWQHLFWFFGHPEVYIIALPFFGIVSEIFPVFSRKPIFGYKTLVYATIAIAALSVAVWAHHMYVTGSVLLPFFALMTMLIAVPTGVKIFNWIGTLWRGSVTFETPMVFALGFLVSFVFGGLTGVILAAPPLDFALSDSYFVVAHFHYVVFGTVVFAMFAGFYFWWPKWTGRMLNERLGYVHFWMLFIGFHMTFLIQHWLGVDGMVRRYADYSAADGWTWQNQVSTIGAMILGASMLPFFLNVWITARKAPKVTVNDPWGYGASLEWATSCPPPRHNFTSIPRIRSERPAFDLNHPEAAEFATTAPGEREAH; this is encoded by the coding sequence ATGAGCTCCTCGCGTGTCGAGCAGAAGGGCAACATCGTCGTCAAGTGGATCACCTCCACGGACCACAAGACCATCGGGTACATGTACCTGATCGCGTCGGTGATGTTCTTCCTCCTCGGCGGTGTGATGGCCCTCGTCATCCGTGCCGAGCTCTTCGCGCCGGGAATGCAGATCATCCCGACGAAGGAGCAGTACAACCAGCTGTTCACGATGCACGGCACGATCATGCTGCTGATGTTCGCGACGCCGCTGTTCGCCGGTTTCGCGAACGCCATCCTTCCGCTGCAGATCGGTGCGCCTGACGTCGCGTTCCCGCGTCTGAACGCCTTCGCCTTCTGGCTCTTCCTGTTCGGTTCGACCATCGCGGTCGCCGGCTTCCTCACCCCGCAGGGTGCGGCCTCGTTCGGGTGGTTCGCCTATCAGCCGCTGGCAGGGGCATCGTTCTCGCCCGGTGCGGGTGGAAACCTCTGGATGGTGGGTCTGGGTATCTCCGGATTCGGAACCATCCTCGGTGCGGTGAACTTCATCACCACGATCATCACGATGCGTGCACCGGGTATGACGATGTGGCGCATGCCGATCTTCTCCTGGAACACGCTCATCACGAGCCTGCTGATCCTGATGGCGTTCCCCGTGCTCGCCGCGGCTATCTTCGCCGCTGCTGCCGACCGCATCCTCGGTGCGCACATCTACGACCCGGCCAACGGTGGCGTCCTGCTCTGGCAGCACCTGTTCTGGTTCTTCGGTCACCCCGAGGTCTACATCATCGCGCTGCCGTTCTTCGGCATCGTGTCGGAGATCTTCCCGGTGTTCAGCCGCAAGCCGATCTTCGGGTACAAGACCCTCGTCTACGCGACGATCGCCATCGCGGCGCTCTCCGTGGCAGTGTGGGCTCACCACATGTACGTGACCGGCTCGGTGCTGCTGCCGTTCTTCGCCCTGATGACCATGCTCATCGCGGTGCCGACGGGTGTGAAGATCTTCAACTGGATCGGCACGCTCTGGCGAGGGTCCGTGACGTTCGAGACGCCGATGGTCTTCGCCCTCGGCTTCCTGGTGTCCTTCGTGTTCGGTGGTCTGACCGGTGTCATCCTCGCGGCCCCGCCGCTGGACTTCGCCCTGTCCGACTCGTACTTCGTCGTCGCCCACTTCCACTACGTGGTGTTCGGAACCGTCGTGTTCGCGATGTTCGCCGGCTTCTACTTCTGGTGGCCGAAGTGGACGGGTCGCATGCTGAACGAGCGTCTCGGCTATGTGCACTTCTGGATGCTGTTCATCGGCTTCCACATGACGTTCCTCATCCAGCACTGGCTGGGGGTCGACGGCATGGTCCGTCGTTACGCGGACTACTCGGCGGCTGACGGGTGGACCTGGCAGAACCAGGTCTCCACGATCGGTGCGATGATCCTCGGCGCCTCGATGCTGCCGTTCTTCCTGAACGTCTGGATCACGGCTCGCAAGGCTCCCAAGGTCACCGTCAACGACCCGTGGGGCTACGGCGCCTCGCTGGAGTGGGCGACGTCCTGCCCGCCGCCGCGACACAACTTCACGTCGATCCCGCGTATCCGCAGCGAGCGTCCCGCGTTCGACCTGAACCACCCGGAGGCTGCCGAGTTCGCGACCACGGCTCCCGGCGAGCGAGAGGCCCACTAA
- a CDS encoding dipeptidase produces the protein MTSPVLPSESDAAVLDAVATGIPSALSDLGHLVRIPGMAWPAFDQTQLERSAEAVASLASATGVFDEVRVLRAAIPGTDEHGQPAVLATRAARNGKPTILLYAHHDVQPPGDDALWETPPFEPTVRDGRLYGRGAADDKAGIMAHIASIRAVSEVLGDDLDLGIAMFIEGEEEYGSRSFAQFLSDNKEALRADAIVVADSGNWDSVTPGLTVSLRGNARFTMRVRTLDHASHSGMYGGAVPDAMMATVTLLSTLWNADGSVAVEGMTARDAATPDYTEATLRDEAGLLPGTTPIGDGTILSRIWNKPAVTVIGIDATSVAAASNTLLPEVTVVISARVAPGQSGQDAYEALESHLRAHAPFGAELTFTDVDLGDGFLVDASGWAVSLTRDAMRDGYGVPPVDLGVGGSIPFIADLVREFPDAQILVTGVEDPHSRAHSPNESLHLDTFRHAVATEALLLARMNAAEL, from the coding sequence ATGACCTCTCCTGTGCTTCCCAGCGAGTCCGACGCCGCTGTCCTCGACGCCGTGGCCACCGGCATCCCCTCTGCGCTGTCCGACCTCGGCCACCTCGTGCGCATCCCCGGCATGGCCTGGCCGGCGTTCGATCAGACCCAGCTGGAGCGCAGCGCCGAGGCCGTCGCGTCCTTGGCTTCGGCCACCGGCGTCTTCGACGAGGTCCGTGTGCTCCGGGCGGCGATCCCGGGAACCGACGAGCACGGGCAGCCCGCCGTCCTGGCGACGCGCGCGGCCCGCAACGGCAAGCCGACCATCCTCCTCTACGCCCACCACGACGTGCAGCCTCCGGGGGACGACGCGCTGTGGGAGACGCCGCCCTTCGAGCCGACCGTCCGCGACGGGCGTCTGTACGGACGCGGTGCTGCAGACGACAAGGCCGGCATCATGGCGCACATCGCGTCCATCCGCGCCGTGAGCGAGGTGCTCGGCGACGACCTCGACCTCGGCATCGCGATGTTCATCGAGGGGGAGGAGGAGTACGGTTCGCGCTCCTTCGCGCAGTTCCTCTCCGACAACAAGGAAGCACTGAGGGCCGATGCGATCGTCGTCGCCGATTCCGGGAACTGGGACTCCGTCACGCCCGGGCTGACGGTCTCCCTTCGCGGCAACGCGCGCTTCACGATGCGCGTGCGCACGCTGGACCACGCATCCCATTCCGGTATGTACGGCGGCGCCGTGCCCGACGCGATGATGGCCACGGTCACCCTGCTCTCCACGCTCTGGAACGCCGACGGCTCGGTGGCGGTCGAGGGCATGACCGCTCGTGATGCCGCGACACCGGACTACACCGAGGCGACTCTCCGCGACGAGGCGGGTCTCCTGCCCGGCACGACCCCGATCGGTGACGGCACGATCCTGAGCCGGATCTGGAACAAGCCCGCCGTGACCGTCATCGGTATCGACGCCACGAGCGTGGCCGCCGCGTCCAACACGCTCCTGCCGGAGGTCACCGTGGTCATCAGCGCCCGCGTCGCACCCGGCCAGAGCGGGCAGGACGCCTACGAGGCGCTGGAGAGCCACCTCCGCGCGCACGCGCCGTTCGGCGCGGAGCTCACCTTCACGGATGTCGATCTCGGCGACGGCTTCCTCGTCGACGCCAGCGGCTGGGCGGTATCCCTGACGCGCGACGCGATGCGCGACGGCTACGGCGTTCCGCCCGTCGACCTCGGCGTCGGCGGCTCGATCCCCTTCATCGCCGACCTCGTCCGGGAGTTCCCCGACGCGCAGATCCTGGTCACCGGCGTCGAGGACCCCCACTCGCGTGCCCACAGCCCGAACGAGTCGCTGCACCTCGACACCTTCCGCCATGCGGTCGCGACCGAGGCGCTGCTGCTCGCGCGCATGAATGCCGCGGAACTCTGA
- a CDS encoding DUF3043 domain-containing protein — MAITPASPSTNDDAPETPAVGKGRATPTRAEQEAARRRPLVANTKEAKAAAKADLNERRARAQAGMAAGEEKYLPVRDKGPQRRWVRDYVDAGWHPAEFVMGMMVLVILASLVPASPIISFYAYIVMMAYLVIAISGLVLLSMRIKRKAAAKFGKERLERGLGWYAAMRALQMRFMRLPKPQVKRGQYPD, encoded by the coding sequence GTGGCCATTACCCCTGCCTCCCCTTCGACGAACGACGACGCCCCCGAGACGCCTGCCGTCGGCAAGGGGCGCGCGACGCCGACCCGCGCGGAGCAGGAGGCGGCGCGTCGCCGCCCCCTGGTCGCCAACACCAAGGAGGCGAAGGCGGCTGCCAAGGCCGACCTCAACGAGCGCCGCGCCCGCGCGCAGGCCGGCATGGCCGCCGGCGAGGAGAAGTACCTCCCCGTCCGCGACAAGGGTCCGCAGCGCCGTTGGGTGCGCGACTACGTCGATGCCGGCTGGCACCCCGCCGAGTTCGTGATGGGGATGATGGTCCTGGTCATCCTCGCCTCGCTCGTGCCCGCCAGCCCGATCATCTCGTTCTACGCCTACATCGTGATGATGGCGTACCTGGTGATCGCGATCAGTGGCCTGGTCCTGCTCAGCATGCGGATCAAGCGCAAGGCCGCGGCGAAGTTCGGCAAGGAGCGCCTCGAGCGCGGCCTCGGCTGGTACGCCGCGATGCGCGCCCTGCAGATGCGGTTCATGCGCCTGCCGAAGCCGCAGGTCAAGCGCGGCCAGTACCCCGACTGA
- the nrdR gene encoding transcriptional regulator NrdR, with amino-acid sequence MHCPFCRHPDSRVIDSRTSDDGLSIRRRRQCPECGGRFTTTETASLNVIKRSGVMEPFSREKVISGVRKACQGRPVTEADLAILAQRVEEAVRQTGVSQLDTNEIGLAILGPLRELDEVAFLRFASVYQAFDSLEDFEAAITDLRADHTKQESADR; translated from the coding sequence ATGCACTGCCCCTTCTGCCGTCATCCCGACTCTCGTGTCATCGATTCGCGTACCAGCGACGACGGGCTCTCGATCAGACGGCGCCGCCAGTGCCCCGAGTGCGGCGGACGCTTCACCACCACCGAGACCGCGAGCCTCAACGTCATCAAGCGCTCCGGCGTGATGGAGCCGTTCAGTCGTGAGAAGGTCATCTCCGGCGTGCGGAAGGCCTGCCAGGGACGCCCCGTGACCGAGGCCGATCTCGCCATCCTCGCGCAGCGCGTCGAGGAGGCGGTCCGTCAGACCGGCGTCTCGCAGCTCGACACGAACGAGATCGGTCTGGCGATCCTCGGGCCCCTCCGTGAGCTCGATGAGGTCGCGTTCCTGCGATTCGCCAGCGTCTACCAGGCGTTCGACTCCCTGGAGGACTTCGAGGCCGCGATCACCGATCTGCGCGCGGACCACACGAAGCAGGAGTCCGCGGACCGGTAA
- a CDS encoding quinone-dependent dihydroorotate dehydrogenase, translated as MYPLLFRAVLSRFDPEFAHHAGMAVIRVLGAPPFSWATRTLTRPDPSLRVEALGLTFPSPFGVAAGFDKNAVGVRGLAALGFGHVEVGTVTAIPQDGNPKPRLFRLIADRAVINRMGFNNAGADAAARRLARLRRGAPDTVIGVNIGKSRVVEVENATADYVASATRLAPLADYLAVNVSSPNTPGLRGLQAVETLAPLLRAVREASGATPLLVKIAPDLPDEEIAAIARMAVDEGLAGIIAHNTTISRDGLLTDDATVEAAGAGGLSGAPLKKRSLEVLRVVREAVPADFCVIAVGGVETPADVQERLDAGATLVQGYTAFLYRGPFWGREINRGLVSRGTGRA; from the coding sequence ATGTATCCGCTGCTCTTCCGCGCTGTCCTCTCGCGCTTCGATCCCGAGTTCGCCCACCACGCCGGCATGGCGGTGATCCGCGTGCTCGGTGCGCCGCCCTTCTCCTGGGCGACCCGTACCCTGACCCGCCCCGATCCGTCGCTGCGTGTCGAGGCACTCGGGCTCACGTTCCCCTCGCCGTTCGGCGTCGCCGCGGGCTTCGACAAGAACGCGGTCGGCGTGCGCGGGCTCGCCGCCCTGGGCTTCGGCCACGTGGAGGTCGGCACCGTCACGGCGATCCCGCAGGACGGGAACCCCAAGCCCCGGCTGTTCCGCCTGATCGCCGATCGCGCCGTCATCAACCGGATGGGCTTCAACAACGCGGGAGCGGACGCGGCCGCGCGTCGTCTCGCCCGCCTGCGCCGTGGTGCGCCCGACACGGTGATCGGCGTCAACATCGGAAAGAGCCGCGTGGTCGAGGTCGAGAACGCCACCGCGGACTACGTGGCCTCCGCGACCAGGCTCGCCCCGCTGGCCGACTACCTGGCCGTGAACGTGTCGTCTCCGAACACCCCGGGACTGCGCGGGCTCCAGGCCGTCGAGACACTCGCGCCACTGCTGCGCGCGGTCCGCGAGGCCTCCGGCGCCACTCCGCTGCTCGTCAAGATCGCACCCGACCTGCCCGATGAGGAGATCGCCGCCATCGCGCGGATGGCGGTCGATGAAGGGCTCGCCGGGATCATCGCGCACAACACGACCATCAGTCGAGACGGTCTGCTCACCGATGACGCGACGGTCGAGGCCGCGGGAGCGGGTGGTCTGTCCGGCGCACCGCTGAAGAAGCGGTCGCTCGAGGTGCTCCGCGTCGTTCGCGAGGCCGTGCCCGCCGACTTCTGCGTGATCGCGGTCGGCGGTGTCGAGACTCCCGCAGACGTTCAGGAGCGTCTGGATGCGGGCGCCACGCTGGTGCAGGGGTACACGGCGTTCCTGTACCGCGGACCGTTCTGGGGCCGCGAGATCAACAGGGGACTGGTCAGTCGGGGTACTGGCCGCGCTTGA
- the hisD gene encoding histidinol dehydrogenase — MRTIDLRGRELSPADMLAAVPRAAQARAEALDTAARIVEDVRVRGEAALREQAERFDAVTAHEVRVPEAHITEALAELAPEVRDALEEAIRRVRLASAAQVPESRVTRIGEGAVITQRWQPVHRVGVYIPGGKAVYPSSVIMNVVPAQVAGVTQIALASPPQADQGGRIHPTILAAAALLGVTEVYAMGGAGAIGAFAHGVPSLGLDPVDVVSGPGNNYVASAKRAVAGVVGTDSEAGATEILVVADAAADPRLIAADLVSQAEHDEQASAVLVTDAEELAGQVAVEVERIAAATRHSERVGAALAGPQSAIVLVDDRAMATAFSNAYAPEHLELHLVDAEEAAAAFTSAGAVFVGDQTPVSLGDYMAGSNHVLPTGGQARYAPGLGAYTFLRPQQVISYDRAALSAVRAGVVALADSEVLPAHGEAIEARFTA, encoded by the coding sequence ATGCGCACGATCGATCTGCGGGGGCGCGAGCTCTCGCCCGCCGACATGCTCGCCGCCGTCCCCCGAGCCGCACAGGCGCGGGCCGAGGCGCTGGACACCGCTGCACGCATCGTCGAGGACGTGCGTGTGCGGGGCGAGGCCGCTCTCCGCGAGCAGGCCGAGAGGTTCGACGCGGTGACCGCGCACGAGGTGCGCGTTCCCGAGGCGCACATCACCGAGGCGCTGGCGGAGCTGGCTCCCGAGGTGCGCGATGCCCTCGAGGAGGCGATCCGGCGGGTCCGTCTCGCCTCGGCCGCCCAGGTCCCCGAGAGCCGGGTCACCCGGATCGGCGAGGGTGCGGTGATCACTCAGCGCTGGCAGCCCGTGCACCGCGTGGGCGTGTACATCCCCGGCGGCAAGGCCGTCTACCCGTCCAGCGTGATCATGAATGTCGTCCCGGCGCAGGTCGCCGGTGTCACGCAGATCGCGTTGGCGTCGCCGCCGCAGGCGGATCAGGGCGGACGCATCCACCCGACCATCCTCGCGGCCGCCGCGCTGCTGGGTGTGACCGAGGTGTACGCGATGGGCGGCGCCGGAGCCATCGGAGCGTTCGCGCACGGTGTACCCTCGCTCGGCCTCGACCCGGTCGACGTCGTCTCGGGGCCCGGGAACAACTACGTCGCGTCCGCGAAGCGCGCGGTCGCCGGCGTGGTCGGGACCGACTCGGAAGCGGGCGCGACCGAGATCCTCGTCGTGGCCGACGCCGCCGCCGATCCGCGTCTGATCGCGGCCGACCTGGTCAGCCAGGCCGAGCACGACGAGCAGGCCTCCGCGGTCCTGGTCACCGATGCGGAGGAGCTCGCCGGGCAGGTCGCCGTCGAGGTGGAGCGGATCGCCGCCGCCACGCGCCACAGCGAGCGTGTCGGAGCGGCGCTGGCCGGTCCGCAGTCCGCGATCGTCCTGGTCGACGACCGGGCCATGGCCACCGCATTCAGCAACGCCTATGCGCCCGAGCACCTCGAGCTGCACCTCGTCGATGCCGAGGAGGCCGCCGCCGCGTTCACCAGCGCGGGAGCCGTCTTCGTCGGGGATCAGACGCCGGTGAGCCTCGGCGACTACATGGCCGGAAGCAACCACGTCCTCCCCACCGGCGGTCAGGCGCGCTACGCTCCCGGTCTCGGTGCCTACACGTTCCTGCGTCCTCAGCAGGTGATCTCCTACGACCGGGCCGCGTTGTCCGCCGTTCGCGCGGGCGTCGTCGCTCTCGCCGACTCCGAGGTGCTCCCGGCGCACGGCGAGGCGATCGAGGCGCGGTTCACGGCGTAG